A stretch of Desulfobacter hydrogenophilus DNA encodes these proteins:
- a CDS encoding lytic transglycosylase domain-containing protein produces the protein MKRTKRKNRTVNISRLWAAFFLFICLCLIWPCTALGDIYRHVDADGVVHFTNTPTAEGYTLYLKEKKGGGLPARTRRFKAGPSIYDNIILKAARAFGVDHALIKAVIHAESSFNPKAVSSKGARGLMQIMPRNDASLNISNPFDPSQNIMGGTRYLKRMLIRYNEKLALALAAYNAGPSAVDKYKKIPPYEETQTYVQKVMSLYSRYKRT, from the coding sequence TTGAAAAGGACAAAAAGAAAAAATAGAACTGTAAATATTTCGCGTCTTTGGGCGGCATTTTTTCTTTTCATTTGTCTGTGTCTGATATGGCCCTGCACAGCCCTGGGGGATATATACCGGCATGTTGACGCCGATGGGGTGGTGCATTTTACCAATACGCCTACGGCTGAAGGCTATACCCTTTATCTCAAGGAAAAAAAGGGGGGTGGACTACCGGCCCGGACAAGAAGATTCAAGGCCGGGCCTAGTATTTACGATAATATTATTCTCAAAGCCGCCAGGGCCTTTGGTGTGGACCACGCATTGATCAAGGCCGTAATCCATGCGGAGTCCAGTTTTAACCCCAAGGCTGTGTCCAGCAAAGGGGCACGGGGGCTTATGCAGATCATGCCCCGGAACGATGCCTCCCTGAATATTTCAAACCCCTTTGATCCGTCCCAGAATATCATGGGGGGCACCCGTTATTTGAAGCGGATGCTCATTCGGTATAATGAAAAACTTGCCCTGGCGCTTGCTGCCTATAACGCCGGCCCCTCGGCTGTGGACAAATACAAGAAAATTCCGCCCTATGAAGAGACCCAGACCTATGTACAAAAGGTGATGTCTTTGTATTCACGATATAAACGCACTTGA
- the galU gene encoding UTP--glucose-1-phosphate uridylyltransferase GalU produces MKVKKAVLPVAGLGTRFIPATKAMAKEMLTVVDKPIIQYAVEEAFDAGVEQIIFVTGRGKKALEDHFDRSYELETMLKAKGKTDLLRQVNELVPETGTIVYTRQHDPLGLGHAIWCARDIVGDEPFAVLLADDMIQTPDKPVLSKMVEKFERFRASIAAVMEVEKDQTDKYGILDASPLEEDMVKINDMVEKPKPEDAPSNLAIVGRYILTPKIWEYLGKKKTGAGGEIQLTDAMKGLLTEQPIFGYKFKGTRFDCGDKVGFQMANLSFSLERPEMREKLLDFIKKIKTEA; encoded by the coding sequence ATGAAAGTAAAAAAAGCGGTATTACCGGTAGCAGGTCTCGGCACCCGGTTCATCCCGGCCACAAAAGCCATGGCCAAGGAAATGCTGACCGTGGTGGATAAACCCATTATCCAGTATGCTGTTGAAGAGGCGTTTGACGCCGGCGTTGAACAGATCATATTTGTCACGGGCCGGGGGAAAAAGGCTCTGGAAGACCACTTTGACCGCAGTTATGAATTAGAAACCATGCTCAAAGCCAAGGGAAAGACCGACCTGCTGCGGCAGGTCAATGAACTGGTCCCCGAAACCGGCACCATTGTCTACACCCGCCAGCATGATCCGCTGGGGCTTGGCCATGCCATCTGGTGCGCCAGGGACATTGTGGGGGACGAGCCCTTTGCCGTGCTTCTGGCCGACGATATGATCCAGACCCCGGATAAGCCTGTACTTTCTAAAATGGTGGAAAAATTTGAACGGTTCCGCGCCTCCATTGCCGCTGTCATGGAAGTGGAAAAGGATCAGACGGATAAATACGGCATTCTGGATGCAAGCCCTCTGGAAGAAGATATGGTAAAAATCAATGATATGGTGGAAAAACCCAAACCCGAAGACGCCCCGTCCAACCTGGCCATTGTGGGACGGTACATTCTTACCCCAAAAATCTGGGAATATCTTGGGAAAAAAAAGACTGGGGCCGGTGGAGAAATTCAGCTCACGGATGCCATGAAGGGACTTTTAACCGAACAGCCGATCTTTGGATATAAATTCAAGGGTACCCGGTTTGACTGCGGGGACAAGGTCGGATTTCAAATGGCCAATCTGTCATTTTCCCTTGAACGACCGGAAATGCGCGAGAAATTGCTTGATTTCATAAAGAAGATCAAGACAGAGGCGTAA
- a CDS encoding YkgJ family cysteine cluster protein, whose translation MNAENKTDETQAQAEILPEQLSLKSRFKFKCHKGVSCFTECCRGIDIMLTPYDILTMREKLDLDSEKFLAIFTTPHLLEKADLPVVTIKLLDDERRSCPFVQDKEGCMIYEDRPTTCRYYPLGVGSLSYSGEQTDGDKDEFFFMIKEPHCKGFDEEDEWTVGEWREDQGVDLRDEVNEGWLDLMVRKKSLPASMQLSEQAKQMFFTVCYNIDKFKRFVFESSFLTRYNIPEERVAQIKDDDVKLLQFGFEWLKNTFFQTGEEMFNPKDENGDTTAAE comes from the coding sequence ATGAACGCTGAAAATAAGACAGATGAAACACAGGCCCAGGCGGAAATTCTGCCGGAGCAGCTTAGCCTTAAAAGTCGGTTTAAATTTAAATGCCATAAAGGTGTCTCTTGTTTTACCGAGTGCTGCAGGGGGATTGATATCATGCTCACCCCCTATGATATCTTAACTATGCGAGAAAAACTGGATTTGGATTCGGAAAAATTTCTGGCCATATTTACTACCCCCCATCTTCTTGAAAAAGCGGATCTGCCTGTGGTGACCATCAAGCTCCTCGATGATGAGCGTCGGTCCTGTCCTTTTGTCCAGGACAAGGAGGGATGCATGATTTATGAGGACCGTCCCACCACTTGCCGGTACTATCCCCTTGGCGTAGGTTCTTTGAGTTATTCCGGGGAGCAGACTGATGGTGATAAAGATGAGTTTTTTTTCATGATTAAGGAACCCCATTGTAAGGGCTTTGATGAAGAAGATGAATGGACCGTAGGGGAATGGCGTGAAGACCAGGGCGTCGATCTGCGTGACGAGGTCAATGAAGGCTGGTTGGATCTCATGGTCCGTAAGAAATCTTTGCCGGCCAGCATGCAGTTGTCCGAACAGGCTAAGCAGATGTTTTTTACGGTATGCTATAATATCGATAAGTTTAAACGATTCGTGTTTGAATCCTCTTTTCTTACCAGGTACAATATCCCGGAAGAACGGGTGGCCCAGATCAAAGATGATGATGTTAAATTGCTTCAGTTCGGATTTGAATGGTTAAAAAATACTTTTTTCCAAACCGGAGAGGAGATGTTTAATCCCAAAGATGAAAACGGGGACACAACAGCCGCTGAATAG
- the dapA gene encoding 4-hydroxy-tetrahydrodipicolinate synthase yields MEHGCYTALITPFTPAGDLDRDGLSGLIDFQIENQITGILATGTTGESPTFKWEEHNLVIDLTTKQTRNKCKCIAGTGSNNTNEALTGTSHAAEQGVDGVLLVDPYYNGPSSLEIRREYYEVVAKETPGLEIIPYIIPGRTGAQMLPQDLAILADNCANVKSVKEATGNMDNMKLTRKLCGDNFNIFSGDDALVCRVMAEEEIRACGAISVMSNIAPASMTQMVELLNQGKTQDALALQTALSPLLDLVVITTEEESKYGPVKCRARNPLPLKTMMQILGMPCGPCRPPLGKITQKGFDLALSALKKVQADNPEILAPAASFFNLDIDARLNDSAAHKNLWYNY; encoded by the coding sequence ATGGAACACGGATGCTACACAGCACTCATCACCCCGTTCACCCCGGCAGGAGATCTGGACCGGGACGGCCTGTCCGGGCTCATTGATTTCCAGATTGAAAACCAGATTACCGGAATTCTTGCCACCGGCACCACTGGTGAAAGCCCTACATTCAAATGGGAAGAACATAATCTGGTTATTGATCTGACTACCAAACAGACCAGGAACAAATGCAAGTGCATCGCCGGCACCGGTTCAAACAACACGAATGAAGCCTTAACCGGTACATCCCATGCAGCAGAACAGGGCGTGGACGGTGTGCTTCTGGTGGATCCTTACTACAATGGACCATCCTCCCTTGAAATCCGGCGGGAATATTACGAAGTGGTGGCAAAGGAAACTCCGGGCCTGGAAATTATTCCTTATATTATACCGGGACGTACCGGTGCACAGATGCTGCCACAGGATCTTGCCATACTTGCGGACAACTGTGCCAATGTAAAAAGTGTCAAGGAAGCCACCGGTAATATGGACAACATGAAGCTAACCAGAAAACTTTGCGGAGACAATTTCAATATCTTTTCCGGGGACGATGCCCTGGTCTGCCGGGTCATGGCAGAGGAAGAGATTCGGGCCTGCGGCGCCATTTCAGTCATGTCAAATATTGCACCGGCATCCATGACCCAAATGGTTGAACTGCTTAACCAGGGTAAAACCCAAGACGCCCTTGCCCTTCAGACCGCATTGTCGCCCTTGCTGGATCTTGTGGTCATCACCACCGAAGAGGAAAGTAAATACGGGCCTGTCAAATGCAGGGCCAGAAATCCGTTGCCCCTGAAAACCATGATGCAGATCCTTGGCATGCCGTGCGGCCCCTGCCGTCCGCCCTTGGGAAAAATAACCCAAAAAGGATTTGATCTGGCACTTTCTGCATTAAAAAAAGTACAGGCGGACAATCCTGAAATTCTTGCGCCGGCAGCCTCTTTCTTTAATCTGGACATTGACGCCCGCCTGAATGATTCGGCGGCCCATAAAAACCTATGGTATAACTATTAG
- a CDS encoding tetratricopeptide repeat protein has translation MADSKTLPQDADEQIVRLRQALVQNAECGTTHYNLAVALIGKQEFAEAENVLHDAIDCSPTLAEAYVQLGGLCLQRGDIEGCFRFNQRATKARAGFAEGYANMGFVLLQLVDGKNAKEDEEKVDKAIKNLKKAIIHNKNFVQAYTTLGTAYFMKGLVEEGVKANLQALSVEPRFPIAHNNLAVAYLELKDYKQAIKHCDIAVDLGFEVNPSLLDELAQHRDA, from the coding sequence ATGGCCGATTCCAAAACTCTGCCCCAAGATGCAGACGAGCAGATCGTACGGCTTAGGCAAGCACTGGTCCAAAATGCCGAATGCGGCACAACCCACTATAACCTGGCTGTTGCGCTGATTGGTAAGCAGGAGTTTGCGGAAGCGGAAAACGTGCTTCATGACGCCATTGACTGCAGCCCCACCCTGGCAGAGGCCTATGTCCAGCTTGGAGGGCTTTGCCTTCAACGGGGGGACATTGAGGGTTGTTTTCGGTTCAATCAGCGAGCCACCAAGGCCAGGGCCGGCTTTGCAGAAGGCTATGCAAATATGGGCTTTGTTCTGCTGCAGCTGGTGGACGGCAAAAATGCCAAGGAAGATGAGGAGAAAGTGGACAAGGCAATTAAAAATTTAAAGAAAGCCATTATCCACAACAAAAATTTCGTTCAGGCCTATACCACCCTGGGGACGGCTTACTTCATGAAAGGATTGGTGGAAGAGGGGGTCAAGGCCAACCTTCAAGCTCTGTCCGTGGAGCCCAGATTCCCCATTGCCCATAATAACCTGGCCGTAGCCTATCTCGAACTTAAAGATTACAAACAAGCCATCAAGCATTGTGATATAGCCGTGGATTTAGGTTTCGAAGTCAACCCGTCACTGCTGGATGAACTTGCCCAACACCGGGACGCATAA
- the dsrA gene encoding dissimilatory-type sulfite reductase subunit alpha, which yields MAKHETPFLDELENGPWPSFVSDLKQQAEVRAKNEKGVEFQIPQDCVDDLLGVVELSYKHGRTHWKHGGIVGVFGYGGGVIGRYCDQPKLFPGVEHFHTMRVNQPCGKYYSTEYLRQLTELWDFRGSGVTNMHGATGDIILLGTTTPQLEEVFWTLTHDFGQDLGGSGSNLRTPADCLGQSRCEYSCYDTSALCHFLTNEYQDELHRPAFPYKFKFKFDGCPNCCVASIARSDMSFIGTWKDDIRIDQDAVNKYVEKDPAYPANAGAHKGRDWGPFDIKKEVLDLCPTHCMKFENKKLTINTEHCTRCMHCINVMPRALKIGKETGLSILCGAKAPILDGAQMGSLLVPFVEVNADNDYEAITEIIENIWDWWMEEGKNRERLGELIMRQGFQKLLEVTGIEAQPQHVAYPRTNPYIFWKEDEVPGGWERDVDEYRKHHLR from the coding sequence ATGGCTAAGCATGAAACTCCTTTCCTGGACGAGCTGGAAAACGGCCCGTGGCCTAGCTTTGTTTCTGACCTGAAACAGCAGGCAGAAGTCAGAGCCAAGAATGAAAAAGGCGTTGAATTCCAGATCCCTCAGGATTGTGTAGACGACCTTCTTGGCGTTGTAGAACTTTCTTACAAACATGGGCGGACCCACTGGAAACACGGCGGGATCGTTGGCGTATTCGGTTATGGCGGCGGCGTTATCGGTCGTTATTGTGACCAGCCCAAACTGTTTCCCGGTGTTGAGCATTTCCACACCATGCGTGTAAACCAACCCTGCGGTAAATACTACAGCACTGAATATCTCAGACAACTGACTGAACTGTGGGACTTCAGGGGCTCCGGTGTGACCAATATGCATGGCGCCACCGGCGATATCATTTTGCTGGGTACCACCACTCCTCAGTTGGAAGAAGTCTTCTGGACACTGACCCATGACTTCGGACAGGATTTGGGCGGTTCCGGTTCCAACTTAAGAACCCCTGCGGACTGTCTTGGACAGTCCAGATGTGAATATTCCTGCTACGACACCAGCGCGCTTTGCCATTTCCTGACCAATGAATATCAGGATGAGCTGCATCGTCCGGCATTCCCGTACAAGTTTAAGTTCAAATTTGACGGCTGCCCCAACTGCTGTGTTGCTTCCATCGCACGTTCCGATATGTCTTTTATCGGTACCTGGAAGGACGACATCCGCATTGATCAGGACGCAGTTAACAAATATGTTGAAAAAGATCCTGCATATCCTGCAAATGCCGGTGCACACAAAGGCAGAGACTGGGGCCCCTTTGACATTAAAAAAGAAGTTCTTGACCTTTGCCCCACACACTGCATGAAGTTTGAAAACAAAAAATTGACCATTAATACTGAGCACTGCACCCGCTGCATGCACTGTATCAACGTAATGCCCAGAGCACTGAAGATTGGTAAAGAAACCGGTCTGTCCATTCTCTGCGGTGCCAAGGCACCGATCCTCGACGGTGCCCAGATGGGTTCCCTGCTGGTTCCCTTTGTTGAAGTCAATGCCGATAATGATTACGAAGCAATTACCGAAATCATTGAAAATATCTGGGATTGGTGGATGGAAGAAGGCAAGAACCGCGAGCGTCTTGGTGAGCTGATCATGCGCCAGGGCTTCCAGAAACTTCTGGAAGTAACCGGCATTGAAGCTCAGCCCCAGCATGTTGCCTACCCGAGAACCAACCCCTACATCTTCTGGAAAGAAGACGAAGTTCCGGGTGGCTGGGAACGTGACGTTGACGAATACAGAAAACATCACTTAAGATAA
- the dsrB gene encoding dissimilatory-type sulfite reductase subunit beta produces the protein MAFISTGYNPAKPMENRITDIGPKDYHDFYPPVIANNKGKWSHHEILEPGVLVHVGDSGDEVYTVRVGGCRLMSTSHINEICDIADKHCDGYVRFTTRNNIEFMVDSKDKVEPLKNDLASRKFAGGSNKFPIGGTGAGVTNIVHTQGWIHCHTPATDASGTVKATMDTLFDDFQQMRLPAQLRVSMACCLNMCGAVHCSDIAILGYHRKPPMLDHEYLDKVCEIPLAVAACPTAAIKPSKQTLANGTEVKSVEVKNERCMYCGNCYTMCPSMPLADTEGDGIVLMAGGKVSNRISDPKFSKVVVAFLPNEMPRWPSMTDAIKKIVNAYSNGANKYERLGDWAERIGWEKFFSACELDFTHHLIDDFRQQAYMSWRQTTNFKF, from the coding sequence ATGGCATTTATTTCCACAGGGTATAATCCCGCCAAACCGATGGAAAACAGAATCACCGACATCGGTCCTAAAGACTATCACGACTTTTATCCTCCTGTTATCGCAAACAATAAAGGCAAATGGTCTCATCATGAAATTCTGGAACCCGGCGTACTGGTTCATGTCGGCGATTCCGGAGATGAAGTCTATACCGTAAGGGTCGGCGGTTGCCGCCTGATGTCCACCTCGCACATCAATGAAATTTGCGACATTGCTGACAAACATTGTGACGGGTATGTACGTTTCACCACCCGTAACAATATTGAGTTCATGGTTGACTCCAAGGATAAAGTAGAACCCTTGAAAAACGATCTGGCTTCCAGAAAGTTTGCTGGTGGTTCCAATAAATTTCCCATCGGCGGCACCGGTGCAGGTGTTACCAACATCGTTCACACCCAGGGCTGGATCCACTGCCACACCCCTGCTACTGATGCTTCCGGTACCGTAAAGGCTACCATGGATACCCTGTTTGATGATTTTCAGCAGATGAGACTGCCGGCTCAGCTTCGTGTTTCCATGGCTTGCTGTCTGAACATGTGCGGTGCGGTTCATTGCTCTGATATTGCCATCCTCGGATATCACAGAAAACCGCCAATGCTTGACCATGAATACCTGGACAAGGTCTGCGAAATACCACTGGCCGTTGCTGCCTGCCCGACTGCAGCTATCAAACCATCTAAACAGACTTTAGCTAATGGCACTGAAGTAAAATCAGTTGAAGTTAAAAACGAACGTTGCATGTATTGTGGTAACTGCTACACCATGTGTCCTTCCATGCCACTTGCTGACACCGAAGGTGACGGTATTGTTCTCATGGCTGGTGGTAAGGTATCCAACCGTATTTCCGATCCTAAGTTCTCCAAGGTTGTTGTGGCCTTCCTGCCCAACGAAATGCCTCGCTGGCCGTCCATGACCGACGCCATCAAAAAGATTGTTAACGCCTATTCAAATGGCGCCAACAAATACGAACGTCTGGGTGACTGGGCAGAAAGAATTGGATGGGAAAAATTCTTTTCAGCTTGTGAACTTGACTTCACGCATCATTTGATTGACGACTTCCGTCAGCAGGCCTACATGAGCTGGCGCCAGACCACTAACTTTAAATTCTAG
- a CDS encoding dissimilatory sulfite reductase D family protein, translated as MSDLLDNTEEARKAVVEWLTKKAKTKSKFYIKDFYKIFPDDKPRMIKKVVNKMVEDEILEYWSSGSTTMYGLKGAGIQHSSEGEN; from the coding sequence ATGAGCGACCTTCTCGATAATACAGAAGAAGCAAGGAAAGCTGTTGTTGAGTGGCTGACCAAAAAGGCCAAAACAAAATCCAAATTTTATATCAAAGATTTTTACAAAATTTTTCCCGATGACAAACCCAGAATGATCAAAAAGGTTGTCAATAAAATGGTTGAAGATGAGATTCTTGAGTACTGGTCTTCCGGATCCACCACCATGTATGGCCTTAAAGGTGCCGGCATCCAGCACTCTTCCGAAGGCGAAAATTAA
- a CDS encoding cobyrinate a,c-diamide synthase has protein sequence MIVSREKIPGVVIAGLRGGSGKTIISLGITAAWIAQNITVAPFKKGPDYIDAGWLSRAAGRPCYNLDTYLCTQSVVQASYLTHSQPCDIALIEGNRGLFDGIDIDGTTSTSELAKLLDLPVVLVLDCTKSTRTIAAVLMGCMQFDPDINICGVILNRLAGKRHEGKVRANIERFCNIPVLGALPKLTQEAFPERHMGLVTSEEHGESDMSLTRARQVALDNIDIDKLFGLVTSFKGQGMPVVDNARQEQDAVLEINTTGNLNSITENDTVTIGVVRDSAFQFYYPDNIEALENLGARVKFISPLSQTDIPEVDAIYMGGGFPETHATQLSANQAFRDNLKVLSRKGLPIYAECGGLIFLGESICLDEVVYPMTGILPLRFGLSKRPQGHGYTEVEVVNENPFYAKGEVLRGHEFRYSKVISIDYEDTAMAFKMIRGKGILEKKDGFFKDNTFGTYTHIHALGSTRWAPSLIAKARRFKASRE, from the coding sequence ATGATCGTCAGTAGGGAAAAAATCCCTGGAGTTGTTATTGCTGGACTCAGGGGTGGTTCAGGCAAGACAATAATATCCCTCGGGATAACTGCTGCGTGGATTGCTCAGAATATAACAGTGGCCCCGTTTAAAAAGGGTCCTGACTATATTGATGCCGGCTGGCTATCACGGGCAGCCGGTCGCCCCTGCTATAATCTTGATACCTATCTGTGCACCCAGTCGGTCGTACAAGCCTCTTATCTTACTCATTCTCAACCTTGTGATATTGCCTTGATCGAAGGCAACCGTGGCCTTTTCGACGGCATTGATATTGACGGGACCACTTCCACAAGTGAACTTGCCAAATTGTTGGATCTTCCGGTGGTACTGGTGCTGGACTGCACGAAATCCACCCGGACCATAGCTGCTGTACTCATGGGTTGCATGCAGTTTGATCCAGATATCAATATTTGCGGCGTTATCCTCAACCGTCTGGCAGGAAAGCGCCATGAGGGAAAAGTTCGTGCAAATATTGAACGGTTTTGCAATATCCCGGTTCTTGGTGCTTTACCAAAGCTTACGCAGGAAGCTTTTCCCGAACGTCATATGGGGCTTGTCACTTCCGAAGAACACGGAGAAAGTGATATGTCTTTGACTCGGGCCAGGCAGGTGGCCTTGGACAATATTGATATTGATAAATTGTTCGGGTTAGTTACTTCGTTTAAGGGGCAGGGTATGCCGGTTGTTGACAACGCCAGGCAGGAGCAAGATGCTGTTCTGGAAATTAATACGACAGGAAACCTAAATTCGATAACGGAGAACGATACTGTTACCATTGGCGTTGTCCGGGATTCGGCATTTCAGTTCTATTATCCGGATAATATTGAGGCCTTGGAAAATCTGGGTGCCAGGGTTAAATTCATCAGTCCTTTATCCCAAACCGACATCCCCGAAGTTGACGCCATTTATATGGGAGGCGGCTTTCCTGAAACCCATGCAACCCAGCTATCTGCCAATCAGGCTTTTAGAGATAATTTAAAAGTCCTGTCGCGCAAAGGTCTGCCCATTTACGCTGAATGCGGTGGCCTGATATTCCTTGGTGAGAGCATCTGCCTTGATGAGGTGGTTTACCCCATGACCGGAATTCTGCCCTTACGGTTTGGGCTTTCCAAAAGGCCCCAGGGACATGGATACACTGAAGTTGAGGTGGTGAATGAAAATCCTTTTTATGCCAAAGGAGAAGTGCTTCGCGGTCATGAATTCAGATACTCCAAGGTGATTTCCATTGATTATGAGGATACTGCGATGGCATTTAAAATGATCCGGGGGAAGGGTATTCTCGAAAAAAAAGATGGATTTTTTAAAGACAATACCTTTGGCACATATACCCACATCCATGCCCTTGGTTCCACCCGTTGGGCACCCTCTCTGATTGCCAAAGCCAGACGCTTTAAAGCCTCCCGCGAATAA
- a CDS encoding 4Fe-4S double cluster binding domain-containing protein, whose protein sequence is MIVNPDFGPRIRLTTVLTDTYFEPDLPIKNRCGKCHLCKDHCPAGAIIGASTDSHYSSRSEAIDFKKCLYQVRDVFGKIPNTEPLICGICIKVCPWGDKTKKNLIYIYE, encoded by the coding sequence TTGATTGTAAATCCTGATTTTGGTCCCAGGATTAGATTGACAACGGTTCTTACCGACACTTATTTTGAGCCGGATTTGCCGATTAAGAACAGATGCGGAAAATGTCATCTATGCAAAGACCATTGTCCGGCCGGCGCAATCATTGGCGCGAGTACCGACAGTCATTATTCAAGCAGATCAGAGGCGATTGATTTCAAAAAATGTCTATATCAAGTGCGTGATGTGTTTGGTAAAATTCCAAATACGGAACCACTTATCTGCGGTATTTGCATTAAAGTTTGTCCATGGGGGGATAAAACAAAAAAAAATCTAATTTATATTTATGAATGA
- a CDS encoding OsmC family protein produces MKISGRKTGKLAFEIKQDSYTYTLDAPESAGGEGAGPSPKGLLLSGLIGCTGIDVAMILGKMRVDTQDIKITAETELTDQEPSIFKEIILSYHITGNEKDTKKIRRAVSLSMETYCGVSAMLKKNSRIIPKIYLNGKEI; encoded by the coding sequence ATGAAAATATCAGGCAGAAAAACTGGAAAACTGGCTTTTGAAATCAAGCAGGACAGCTACACTTACACCCTTGATGCCCCTGAAAGCGCTGGTGGTGAAGGCGCAGGACCATCGCCCAAAGGCCTTCTCTTAAGCGGCCTGATCGGATGCACCGGCATTGATGTGGCCATGATACTTGGCAAAATGAGGGTGGATACCCAGGATATAAAAATCACTGCAGAAACAGAACTGACAGACCAAGAACCTTCAATCTTTAAGGAAATTATCCTGTCTTACCACATCACCGGCAATGAAAAAGATACAAAAAAAATCAGACGGGCCGTTTCCCTTTCAATGGAGACCTACTGCGGGGTCTCTGCCATGCTGAAAAAAAACAGCCGCATTATCCCTAAAATTTACCTGAACGGTAAAGAGATTTAA
- a CDS encoding polysaccharide deacetylase family protein, with translation MKIPAKRSLTTGEKTGIAAFILAGSFFVLWGPIWSTLPLAGFVLLCLVAPFATDYGFFLPVVCRGGRNVRSVSLSFDDGPDSMTTPFVLEILKSYQMPATFFVTGKNARSHPDLIARILEQGHTIGNHTYSHDSLIMLKSYQRLKDEINKTQRVLAAHGIRPLVFRPPAGITNPKLRPVLAELGLNAVNFSCRAMDKGNRRIAGIASKILNRVRPGDIILLHDSKPWAESPGVPDDTAISSFLIELGRVLDGLETQKLSVVPLSELIGQPIMEQVEPIDAFAEWI, from the coding sequence ATGAAAATACCTGCAAAAAGATCGTTGACCACAGGAGAGAAAACAGGCATTGCCGCGTTTATTCTGGCAGGTTCCTTTTTTGTTTTGTGGGGACCAATATGGAGTACCCTTCCCCTGGCAGGATTTGTTTTGCTCTGCCTGGTGGCTCCTTTTGCCACGGATTACGGTTTCTTTCTGCCTGTTGTCTGCCGGGGGGGGCGTAACGTTCGTAGTGTTTCTCTCTCCTTTGACGATGGTCCCGACAGTATGACAACCCCTTTTGTTCTGGAAATACTTAAATCGTACCAGATGCCGGCTACGTTTTTTGTCACAGGGAAAAATGCCCGCAGCCATCCGGATCTCATTGCCCGGATTCTGGAGCAAGGTCACACCATTGGCAACCATACCTATTCACATGATTCCTTGATTATGCTCAAATCATATCAGCGCCTCAAGGATGAGATTAATAAAACCCAGAGGGTTCTTGCGGCCCATGGCATCCGACCCCTGGTTTTCAGACCCCCTGCAGGCATTACCAATCCGAAATTGAGACCTGTTCTGGCAGAACTTGGACTGAATGCCGTGAATTTTTCTTGCCGGGCCATGGATAAAGGAAACCGCAGAATAGCCGGGATCGCTTCAAAAATTCTGAACCGGGTGCGACCCGGTGATATTATTTTGCTCCACGATTCAAAACCCTGGGCTGAAAGCCCTGGCGTGCCGGATGATACAGCTATCTCCTCGTTTTTAATCGAACTTGGGCGTGTATTGGATGGACTTGAAACCCAAAAGCTTTCTGTGGTGCCGTTATCGGAACTGATCGGGCAGCCGATTATGGAACAGGTGGAACCTATCGATGCTTTTGCAGAATGGATTTGA